The genome window TCGTCCCTCACTGACAGAGCTCCAAGACCAGAGCTTGGAGAAATGACAAAACATATTTCCTGCCCCATTTACAATTAACACCACTCACAACTTCAGCTTCCAGTGCAGGAAATTCAgatccagcagcagaaaaacaTGCAAAAGGAGCATCTCCATAAAACCACCAGCTCTGTGAAGAGCCTTAAACCCCGAGCTAAAGACTGAAGGTCTAAGAAGAACAAATTACCCAGAAACTCTTCTTACTCAGCCATCTAAGTGCTCCCAATCTGCTCCTGTGTGCACCAGGCTCCCAGTCTGAGCTGTCTGTCGCCTCCAGCAATGACTCCAGTGCAGACAACATTAAGCTGGACTGTCCAAATCACTCTCTGCCAAGCCAGCGAGGATGCCAGGAGGGGGAACTGGAGCCTGCAAATGCTTAACTTACAAGACAATCTGTGTGGTGCCAGGGAGCTCAATCCCAGGCTGAATtatctctgctgctccctgcagctgcaggaatgcTCCATATTCACATCCAGGACGTTTCTCCCAACAAGCCCAGCATCAGACGCCCGTAATgttcaattttcttttcagcCAAGAGTTAGTGCTCAGCAGAGAGTTGAAATCATTACTGCTGCAAGGTCCGGGAGCTCTCCTCATGCATCTACCAATCAGCCTCCAATCTCCCCTGACAAAAGGATATTTGGACTTTTTCCTGGAGAAATCTCTCATAACTCAAGGTAAcggcgctgctgccgctcgcagcccctgcctctcTCCGGCTGCTGTCGCCGTTTGTGGGATGCATTTCTTTGTGGGCaatcagcagagctgccagcctccctgctccccctggaATACAGCTCCACACATCTTGTAGAGATGCCAGATTTGCAGCGTTGTCTTGTCAGTGTTTCCAGGAGTtcaataaacattttaattaaaggaATCTCCTCCGAGCCaagccagccccagcacggggcaGGATTACAGCCCCTCCCTGGCTCGTGGCCAGCAGGACTCCACTTCCAAGTGTAAAAGCTCcagccagcccctgtgccaggtgACATGGAGTGGGGGACATGGCACGGCCACACACAGGTGCCTGGAGCTTCATTCCTGGGGGAAtttctctctccagctgccACAAAGCTGCTACTCCCCTTCCCTTCACCTTCTGGGAGGCTGCACAAGCCCAGACTGTGCCCACAAAAGGTGAGAGTGGGCAGAATTCCCTGCAGGAATTGCCCAGTTCAGGTGCTCAGGGAAgtggcagccaccagggaggagattcctctgctgctgctccacagccagcagctctgccctctcccaggtgtgccctggctgctctcagggCTGCCTGCAAAGCCCAGCTTTGCCTCCAGACCATGCCCAGCAACATTCCCTGCTGGTTCTGCCCTGACCAGACATTCCTGGTTTTTAAGGGGAAGCGTGGCACAGCTCCCCCcgagcagctctgtgcaggaagAGCAAACACCTCAGCTTGGGGCTCACCACCAAAAATCCACATCTGGGGCTCCAGCACACATCAAAACACAGAACACAAAGCAAACACCACCCTGGCACCAAAACTGCCCCCCAGACCTCCACAGCTGCAGAACTCTGAGTGCATCCTCaagctgttcctgctgggagccccctcagctccccctgctcctccagaCCCTGCTTCATCCACAGCCacaccattccatgattccccCTCAGCTTTTCTTTCCCAGACCCGCAACAATCCCAGGCCACAGCCCTGGAAATGGCAGTACCTATCACTAGAATAAGGGGTTTGTCCCACCGGAATTCCGAGCAGCTGATgacaggaacaccttccacatCCTCAGGCCTGCTGGCTGTTCCCACCACTTCCCAGCCTTCTGCACTTTTAGCctagaaaaggaaagaaatccaGAATTGCCAAATACTCAAGATTAAAAATCATGTAAGCaaaaactctttttttaaacattttcagtTAAGCTGTCTAGGGAGGTTTTTTTGGCATCCCTAAAATTTTTACCTGCAAAGGGTTCCCTCTCACACCTCACTGCATAGGGAAAAAAgattcccagcagctccccccCGCCGTGgttcctcctctcctccctgctccaaAGGCTGCCCAATGCTGCCATCGTGTGCCTGGGCCCCGGGATGCTGCTCTGCCACACATCCCGAGGAGAAGGGAGACAAACCCCGGCATCCCCAGAGCCACAGGATTATCCTGGTCCCACCAGCTCCCAGAAAAAACATCCACCCTCTCCCCCCACCCGacggaatggggctgggggtgtcccAGCACAGACACTGCAAATAGCTCAGGGCTCCCCCTGTGCCTCCCCTGCGGCGTTTgagttttctggaaaaaaaaaggaaaaaagtgaaagTGGCTCACTGTACCTTCAGAAAGCCCTGCAGGTCATCTGTGCTGTACACATCGAGGACCTCCATGGCTCCAGAGCTGGCTTTGCTCACTGTGGGAGTCAAGGGGCAGCTGCAAGGGGAAAAGAATGGAAAAGCATCACACGAGGGGAAATGCAGCTGAATTTTTAGATCCCGCTCACTACATGTTTTCCTGTGGAGAACAGAAGGGCTCAGGAATTAACCCAGGAAACAGGTCACAggagacagacacacagaataGGTTAAACACGGAGAATCCAGGGAGTGCCTGGGATCCCACAGCCTGCTGTGGGGCAGCACCATCCAAACCCTGCTCTAGAGATCAGTCCCAGAAATCTCCCTAAACAACAACTGAGTGATGCAGGCTGGAAACGTGTCTGGGAGGAAAAggggggctggaggagcccgTCCTGTGGCTGTGGCCCATCCCTGGGGctcgtccctgtccctgtggctgtggtcCATCCTTGTGGCTTGTACCTGTCCCTGTggcccatccctgtgtcccgtCCCTGTGGCTCGTCCCTGTCCCTGTagcccatccctgtccctgtggccCATCTCTGTggcccgtccctgtccctgtgccccatccctgtccctgtggctcgtccctgtccctgtgccccatccctgtccctgtggcccgtccctgtccctgtgcctcatccctgcccctgtgccccatccctgtccctgtgccccatccctgtccctgtgccccatccctgtccctgtggctcgtccctgtccctgtgccccatccctgtccctgtggctcgtccctgtccctgtgccccatccctgtccctgtggcccagccctgtggcccgtccctgtccctgtgacccatccctgtgccccatccctgtccctgtgctccatccctgtccctgtggctcGTCCCTGTCCCTGTAGCCCATCCCTGTGGCTCGTAGCTGTCCCTGTGGCCCGTACCTGTTGCTGCGGGTGGCCAGCACCCTGTGCACCCCCAGGAAGTACGCGGAGCGCAGCAGGGCCCCCATGTTCATGGGATCCTGGATGCGCTCCAGCACCAGCCACAGCCGCTGCCGGCCCGCGCTCTCTCCGCGGCCCGGCTCCTCGGCGTGCCGCAGGCTGCGGAAGGGCAGCGGGGCGGCCTCCAGGCACACGCCCTGGTGGGGCCGGCCCCGGCACAGCGCGTCCAGCGCCCGGCCCGGGACGTGCAGCACGGGCACGCCGCGGGCCGCGGCCTGCAGGGCGAGCTCGGCCCTCACgggccgcccggggccgccgcgcGGCTCCTTCAGGAAGAGCCGGAACAGCGCCCTGCGCGCCCGGGCCAGCGCCAGCCCGCACGGGGCCACCCCGAACAGGATCTCGGAGCCCTTGGTCCTCTCCAGGGACAGCGCCTTccgctccagccccttccccccgCCGGCCCGGGGCGAGTCCTGCTGTGCCCGCCGCAGCTCCCGCCCGGTGCGCGACCCCCGCTCGGCCCCCGCGCTCGGCGGGAGGGACGCGGGCGGATCGCGGCCGCGGGGCGCTCCCTGCTCGGCCCCGCGGGAGCAGCGGAACCGGAGCCCGCCCCGGCACAGCCGCAGGGCCCGCTGGCACAGGCGGGGCAGCAGCGCCCGCTGCATGCCCGGGGGTGGGGGGACACCGAGCCcagcggggcccggcggggaTCCCGGAGGGGCACCGGAGCCGCGGGAGCGCGCGCGGGCCCCGCTCCGGTTCCGGCACGCTCCGCGCGgcagcgccccctggcggcgggcgggggcacCGGGAACGGGGAACCCCAGTGACCCCGGGTACCGGGAGTAGCCAGGGAACGGAGCATCCCAGTGACCCCGGGTACCGGGAACAGGAACGGGGAACCCCAGTGACCCCGGGTACCGGGAGTAGCCAGGGAACGGAGCATCCCAGTGACCCCGGGTACCGGGAACAGGAACGGGGAACCCCAGTGACCCCGGGTACCGGGAGTAGCCAGGGAACGGAGCATCCCAGTGACCCCGGGTACCGGGAACAGGAACGGGGAACCCCAGTGACCCCGGGTACCGGGAGTAGCCAGGGAACGGAGCATCCCAGTGACCCCGGGTACCGGGAATAGCCAGAGAACGGAGCATCCCAGAGCCCCGGACAGACCACggggaacgggaacggggaaCCCCAGTGACCCCGGGTACCGGGAATGGAgcatcccagagcccccagacACCAGGAGCATCCTGGACGGAGCATCCCGGACCCAGATCCCGGGAATGGGGAACCCGGACACCAGGAATAGAGAACCCCAAAGCCCTGGACAGACCCCgggaatgggaaaggggaaCCCCAGAGTCCCTGGACAGACCCACGGGAACGGGGAACCCCAGTGACCCCCGGGTACCGGGAACAGCCAGGGAACGGAgcatcccagagctgtccccggACAGACCTCCACAGGTTACCCCAGCCCTCCACAGGTTACCCCCGAGACAACTGGATGCTGTCCAGCTCTGGAAAGAAACTGTTTTTCCTCATAAAGACCCCAAACTGAAGGATTCCGTTTGGATCGTTCCCCAAACAAAACTTTGGGTGTGAACAGCCAAAAAAAAGCTGTTCAGTTTTAACACGAAAATAACACAGACGAGCCACAGTGTGcctctctttttattctttattttacaGTTCACAATAGGAAGCTACTGATAAATTACACAGTTCACTGACCCTGGTGTTCGAGGGGTTTCGCTGCCTCGGAGTGGGGTCCCGTGTCACCCCAGGAAGGTGGCAGGAGGTGCCACCAAGGCCACCCCAGGAGGTGCCACCAAGGCCACCCCAGGAGCCCTCCCTCTGGGGGAGGTTAACAGGCAGCAAGGATGCCCCCTAAAACCacatttaaaattgaaaaatacaCTGCACGTCGTCTCGAGGTGACTGCAGAGACTTGCAAATGTtcttgggggaaaaataaaacaaaacttccagggctgcagggctgccaggtTGTGTTTGCAGGGAGCAACACCCTGGACAAACCCTTTGTCAAGGTTCTGTGTCTTGAGCAATTCTCTCCAAATCCTCCTTTTACAGCACAGGGAGATGTAAACTCCATCCTCAGCCACACATTTCAACATCTGCTGAACTTTGCACGCAGTTGCTGCCACAATTCCATGTTTCACCACTGCTGCCCACATCCCTGCTCggtttttttctgctcagaagTTCCtaatttctcaatttttttctttttttcagcctCTTTAGTAGTTCAAACACCTTCTAAGGATGGCACacactgcccagggcactgctgggaatCCACACAAAGGcaccagcctggagcagggcagtgcaAGGCTTCCCCAGGGGCAGGGATGTCACTCACAACAAAATTAAAAGCCAAATCCAGGTGCACTTGTCAGTAGAAACTGGTGACAGGTGAGGAATGGACAGAACACACCATGTGttaataaagaggaaaaaaaaggggcaaATTGCCTTTTGTTTTTTGCCATCATGAAAGGAacattttgccatttttctccTTGTATCCTCCTACAGCTGCTCCCCTTTGGCACAAGGAATTCTAGGTATCACAAGGTTTAATTCATAACAATACTTCAATATCAACACTCAGCACTTACACAGCGCCTGTCAAAGTGCTTTACAAAAGCTTGTGAGTCCTCACAACACCCCTGTGAGGTAGGTGAGTGGTATTATCCCCATTTTCCAgacggggaaactgaggcagagagGTAAAGTGACTTGCCCAaggctgtgcagggagctgAACTCGTGTCTTGGTGGCCCAGCTCTGGTCTCCCTCGTGCAGGGCTAACACAGATGAACTCCCAGGGCTCTCCTGGTGTAAGCCAAGCAATCCAACCCCAGTTTCCCAGGCTCTCCATCCTCTGCTCCGACCATCCCTGACCTcctggagcccagcaggagctggacaGGGTCTGCAATCCTAAGGCAACGTGTCCAagagctccagggagagctggacACACACGGAGCTCCCTGCAGAGGGTCTCCAGACAACTCCAGCTCTGCTTCAGGGCCAGTTCTCTTCTCCCTCAACTCAGAGCAAACCCAGAGCCAAGCACTGGGGCTGCACCAACACGAGATCTCAGCCAGACCCTTcacctgctgctttctgtgGCCAAAATGCCCCTGCAAATCTCTCTCCTTGTTCTGACACCTTCGGCACGGCTCGTTCCactccatctctctctctctctctctctctgagtTTGTGTCTCTACATTAAAATAAACTTccaccattcccagctcctcagcaccaGCATTGCAACAGCACCAGAGCAATCCACGTTTCCAGAAAAGTGTCAATGCATGCAAACATCACAAACAGAACATCGAGAGTGCTGGGACATGATACCGAGGATAGAGGTGGGCACAAGACAGCACACGTttagtttttattaaaaatgccAAACAACTCACTCTTACTGTAACTATGCCACTTAGGTTATCATCCTAACCTGCACGGGGACAGGTGCTCTTCCTCCAACTATTTACCTAcctagaaaaaaagagaaatatcaaGCACACACATTTACACTTCCTCAAACTCGGCAGGCATGAGTCGTGTGAAGGGGAAAGGAGGGCTGGGGGAGGTTGTACACTGGGGTGAGGGCAGTGGAGtacaaaagaaatggaaaatatcaCATGCATCACCACCATCAGTAATCAACCTGATGAAATAAACTCAGAGGATTAGATGGGGTCATGTAGGACGTCCACTGAAAGTCTCAAACCCTAAGCACACTAAAGCTGGCAAACATCTTGTGCCACTTCACCCGGGTCCACACACAGCATCAGCAACTCAGATCAAACAAACcttgaaaagaaagcaaaatgaagAATAAACCAGCCTGGAGACAAACAATCTTCCACAAACCACTTCCCTGcattattttcaaatacatttttactCTTAAGCAGTTTCAGAAAGGAGTGGGGGAGAAAGAGACCCACTACGAGtttgtggttattttttttctttttttcaaactggctcagcaccagcaccagctcagagagagggagagaaaaataattcttcaaGCATGATCCTTGGTACTTGATTAAAACGTTGCCAGCCAGCTGAGGGGAGcctgggctgccagagggcTCCAGGTGGAGTGGGCACGGTGCTGCTCGtggtcctcctcatcctcctgccCTGCTAGGAGATCTGCTCCGTGGGCCTCATCTGTATATCCCCAATCTGCAAGagaccagcagggagtggaacAGGAATGCTGCACTGGAGCCCTGCACTGGAATTCTGCACTGGAGCCCTGCACTGGAGCCCTGCACTGGAATTCTGCACTGGAATTCTGCACTGGAATTCTGCACTGGAATTCTGCACTGGAGCCCTGCACTGGAGCCCTGCACTGGAATTCTGCACTGGAATTCTGCACTGGAATTCTGCACTGGAGCCCTGCACTGGAATCCTGCACTGGAATTCTGCACTGGAATCCTGCACTGGAGCCCTGCACTGGAGCCCTGCACTGGAATTCTGCACTGGAATTCTGCACTGGAATTCTGCACTGGGcactcctctgctgcagcagcctgtgacctgggagggaagcagagctgaaggcacctctgccttcagcaggcagcagaagcTCAGATAAACACAGGAAAGGTGCAGATGAAGCTGGTTTCAAACCCAGggctcaaggctgcagtttgGTCCGgctcacagagctgccacaggcaggTTTTGGATCTTTTTAAGCCAAAAAAAAGCCAGTTATCCCCAGGGATGCAGTGTCAGGGACACGTCCTGCTCCAGGGAGCAGAGTCCACCCGAGACACTGAGGAAGCTCTCTGAGCAAAGtctgctctcccagcaggagctctgctcctcctcctgcctccagcccagagctggccaaGAATTCCTGGTTTCTCAGGAGGAGAGGCCCTCTGGCATCTCACACTGGGGGCAGCAGGTCCAACACTTCATCTGGCAGCTGGCAGAAGCCAAGGCTCCCAGCAGATCTCAGGTGGCACCACCCAAAAAAGGGCAGAGTGTGCCCCTatcctcacatccccctgcctaGCACTGTCCTTTTTTGGGACTGTGGAAGCACAGAATAGCCCACGTTGGAAAGGAACTTTTGAAAGGACCtacaaggatcatccagtcccactcctggcactgcacaggcaccccaaaatcccaccctgagagcattgtccaaacactcctggagctgtggcagcctTGGGaatgtgcccattccctggggagcctgggcagtgccccagcaccctctgggggaagaatcAGAGCCAGCTCAGCCTTTGCTGGATCCACAGGGATGTGGAGAGCCCATCCCAGAATGGGATGCCAGGGCAATGCCAGGGCCCCAGTAGTGCCATCCcagagccccagcagtgccatcccagagccccagcagtgccatcccagagccccagcagtgccatcccagagcaatcccagagccccagcagtgccatcccagagccccagcagtgccatcccagagctggaagTGTAAACAAACGTGATCCCTGCTAatccccagcacaggctcccTAAGCTCCAGCTGATCCAGCAGCAGATCAGCCAGGCcagggcagcccccagccccagccccagcctacCTGCACGTGAGGAGGGGCACTGAGGACATAGATGACAGCATTGGCCATGTCTTCAGCCTTGAGACACTGCAATGACAGCAAGGGGGTCTCggtcacagggcacccacaaaGCTCCCCAGGAgacccctcctctcctgcccaTCCTTGATGGGCTCTGAGGGTCACTGGAGGTGCAAGCAAGCAGGAAATAGCCAAAAAATGTAACACAGGATGTGTCTGGTGCTGATAATCCCTTGGTTGTGGATAATCtcactgctggcacagggatTCTGCCAGGTCAGGCAGTGCCATCCTTGCCAGGGATTCCCACAGGAAATCCCTTGCTACCTAAGACAGCACTGCTCCTTCTGCTGGCATCTCTGCTTGTCCCATCTTCCCTGCAGTGAAGAAGTCACAGCCTGCAAAATGGCAAAGCTGACTGACACTTATTTACAGGAGCatcaaaataaaaggaaaaataggagCTGGAAACTGAACCCAAATGCAAACCTACACTGTGTGTAAATACCAGTGGAAAATCTGAGGTTTGAGGGCTGAGACTGGAGAGCACTGGGCACTCTCTGGAACCATCAGCCAGGAGAAAGACTGTTCAGTTATAATCAGAGCCActtccctctgcttcctctCCCCCAAGTCCTACCCGAATGCTCTCATAGGTTGCAGCAGCTCTCTCGGGGTCGTTGTCATGAAGTTTAAAAGCAAATCCTGTTTCCACCAGTCCTGGAGATATACACTGGGAAAAAGCAGAGCACATCCTAATAGGATTTGTAATTCCCCTTCagtaaaaaagaattttaaaaattacatttcgTTTTTCTGTTATTCTCCTTCCCCACCCATTTTCAAGGGACCAGGTGAAGTGAGCAGACCTTGCCTTACTGATTGTTGTGGCAGGCACCTCTGGTGGGTACCTCCCTCCTCACAGCCCAGAGgtgcagagaagcaaagaaaaccCATGGAAAAGCTCTGGCTGAGCACCAACAGCCCAGCTGATTGATGTGACCCCCCAACAAGCAACTCCCCACTCTGtgcaccccaaaaatcccttcccAGACGCTCCGTGCCCCAGCTGGGGCAGCACA of Passer domesticus isolate bPasDom1 chromosome 19, bPasDom1.hap1, whole genome shotgun sequence contains these proteins:
- the MRM1 gene encoding rRNA methyltransferase 1, mitochondrial, which translates into the protein MQRALLPRLCQRALRLCRGGLRFRCSRGAEQGAPRGRDPPASLPPSAGAERGSRTGRELRRAQQDSPRAGGGKGLERKALSLERTKGSEILFGVAPCGLALARARRALFRLFLKEPRGGPGRPVRAELALQAAARGVPVLHVPGRALDALCRGRPHQGVCLEAAPLPFRSLRHAEEPGRGESAGRQRLWLVLERIQDPMNMGALLRSAYFLGVHRVLATRSNSCPLTPTVSKASSGAMEVLDVYSTDDLQGFLKAKSAEGWEVVGTASRPEDVEGVPVISCSEFRWDKPLILVIGSEGEGLSLETQLQCQRMLAIPPGRALHPGIDSLNVSVAAGILLHSICSQKRRQGD